One genomic segment of Hymenobacter psoromatis includes these proteins:
- a CDS encoding MFS transporter yields the protein MDATLTPTDQQPLRRLHILAAAGVQMRTFHLTWLTFFCCFFGWFGIAPLMPLVREQLHLDKGQVGNIVIASVSATIIARMLMGKLCDTIGPRLAYTWLLVIGSIPVMLIGLSNSYESFLLFRLAIGIIGASFVITQFHTSMMFAPNVVGTANAVAGGWGNLGAGVANMLMPLLAAGFVALGFTTKADSWRYAMVVPGVVLLLMAVLYYRYTQDTPRGNYADIHRDATTKPKGTFGLAMRDHRTWLLALAYGACFGIEITVDNVAAVYFVDHFGATLVAAGFLAGTFGFMNIFARALGGIVSDRTGRAYGMQGKWLLLSAMLVLEGLGIAFFSLAPSLGLAIAAMLLFALFLKMANGCTYSIVPFVNRQAIGSVSGIVGAGGNLGAMLVGFLFKSKEISYSTAFLYIGGGVAVVGALVLLVRLVAREVGREAAPEVAVALA from the coding sequence ATGGACGCGACCCTGACCCCGACTGACCAACAGCCGCTGCGCCGGCTCCATATCCTGGCCGCGGCCGGCGTGCAGATGCGCACGTTTCACCTCACGTGGCTCACGTTTTTCTGCTGCTTTTTTGGGTGGTTCGGCATTGCGCCGCTCATGCCGCTGGTGCGCGAGCAGCTGCATTTGGATAAGGGGCAGGTGGGCAATATTGTCATTGCCTCGGTGTCGGCTACCATTATAGCCCGGATGCTGATGGGTAAGCTTTGCGACACCATTGGGCCGCGCCTGGCTTATACCTGGCTGCTGGTAATCGGCTCTATTCCGGTGATGCTCATTGGGTTGAGCAACAGCTACGAGAGCTTTCTGCTGTTTCGGCTGGCCATTGGCATCATTGGGGCGTCGTTCGTGATTACGCAGTTTCACACGTCCATGATGTTTGCGCCCAACGTGGTGGGCACCGCCAACGCGGTGGCCGGCGGCTGGGGCAACCTCGGCGCGGGCGTCGCCAATATGCTGATGCCGCTGCTAGCGGCGGGCTTCGTGGCCCTGGGCTTCACCACCAAAGCCGACTCGTGGCGCTACGCGATGGTGGTGCCGGGCGTGGTGCTGCTGCTGATGGCCGTGCTCTACTACCGCTACACCCAGGACACGCCCCGCGGCAACTACGCCGACATTCACCGCGACGCCACTACCAAGCCCAAAGGCACTTTCGGGCTGGCCATGCGCGACCACCGCACCTGGCTGCTGGCCCTGGCCTACGGTGCCTGCTTCGGCATCGAAATCACGGTGGATAACGTGGCGGCCGTGTATTTCGTGGACCACTTTGGGGCTACGCTCGTGGCGGCGGGCTTCCTGGCGGGCACCTTCGGCTTCATGAATATTTTTGCCCGCGCCCTGGGCGGCATCGTGAGCGACCGCACCGGCCGCGCCTACGGTATGCAGGGCAAGTGGCTGCTGCTAAGTGCTATGCTGGTGCTCGAAGGCCTGGGCATCGCCTTCTTCTCCCTGGCCCCGAGCCTGGGGCTGGCCATCGCGGCCATGCTGCTGTTCGCGCTTTTCCTGAAAATGGCCAATGGCTGCACCTACTCCATCGTGCCCTTCGTGAACCGCCAGGCCATCGGCAGCGTGAGCGGCATTGTGGGCGCGGGCGGCAACCTGGGCGCGATGCTGGTCGGCTTTTTATTTAAGTCCAAGGAAATCAGCTACAGTACGGCCTTTCTCTACATCGGCGGCGGCGTGGCCGTGGTGGGCGCGCTGGTGCTGCTGGTGCGCCTGGTGGCCAGGGAGGTGGGTAGGGAGGCCGCGCCGGAAGTAGCCGTGGCGCTGGCGTAG